Proteins encoded in a region of the Sulfurimonas marina genome:
- the holA gene encoding DNA polymerase III subunit delta → MYKAEFDKHIQSKSVSNALVFFGESAFLIDMYTKMMTNIEDANTLTYYYDEYDFNSAKAHLSQASLFGDRNILIIKSEKKVNKKDLETLIALCEKNPDNIFVYAYYGSDHKTYTKAFAKTKAMNVRFFNPKEYEAQNIILNLAQQKNVKIDKYSVSHLLNTHNADVALAANELDKLAVFDREITTKDIDNVVYGLGEINLEDFMKKLLEKRDITEDLQNILEHGEDEIRILTTLTSYITQLYMFNIYIRVNGAPNALEILGYPAPKFVVDAKANQSIKIKPPVYYKLHELLLDSELQMKSTHTDKGAILRSTLIRFQKIL, encoded by the coding sequence ATGTATAAAGCAGAGTTTGACAAACATATTCAAAGTAAAAGTGTTTCAAACGCCTTAGTTTTTTTCGGTGAGAGTGCTTTTCTTATAGATATGTACACAAAAATGATGACAAACATCGAAGATGCAAACACTCTTACATATTATTATGATGAGTATGACTTCAACTCTGCAAAAGCGCATCTTTCACAAGCTTCACTTTTCGGCGATCGCAATATTTTGATCATTAAGAGTGAAAAAAAAGTTAATAAAAAAGACCTCGAAACTCTCATAGCACTATGTGAAAAAAATCCCGATAATATTTTTGTGTATGCTTATTACGGAAGCGATCATAAAACATATACGAAAGCGTTTGCAAAAACAAAAGCGATGAACGTGAGATTTTTCAATCCAAAAGAGTATGAAGCGCAAAATATCATCCTCAATCTGGCTCAGCAAAAAAATGTCAAGATAGACAAATACAGTGTTTCACATCTTCTGAACACTCATAATGCAGATGTAGCACTAGCTGCAAATGAGCTTGACAAGCTCGCAGTTTTCGATCGTGAAATTACAACAAAAGATATAGATAATGTAGTATATGGTTTAGGGGAGATAAACCTAGAAGACTTTATGAAAAAGCTTTTAGAAAAGCGTGACATTACGGAGGATCTTCAAAACATACTTGAACACGGTGAAGATGAGATTAGAATCCTTACCACACTAACATCTTATATTACGCAGCTCTATATGTTCAATATCTATATCCGTGTTAACGGTGCACCAAATGCCCTTGAAATACTCGGCTATCCAGCACCGAAGTTTGTAGTTGATGCAAAAGCAAACCAGTCAATTAAGATAAAACCGCCTGTATACTATAAGCTTCATGAGCTCCTTTTAGATAGTGAGCTTCAGATGAAAAGTACCCATACCGACAAAGGTGCCATTTTACGCTCTACCCTTATCCGATTCCAAAAGATACTTTAA
- a CDS encoding RNB domain-containing ribonuclease, which yields MSEQDTTEHELQLIGEWLSKNYLTYKDNVYKFHSKYRAGTLGLVQNNTAYLHVIGENVKDLYIDDIGVATEGDLIIAKRLLGKRGTPAATIAEIVGREQTYSIGYIIEKYGHRSFVDLKTEHPVGAELSEEELNSHNLGDLFKIDNFENTVVEFLGNLDDPLVDEKIVLAQFNKHDEFDEEVLKLAKSFPEVDASKYPKRKDLRSLPFSTIDPVTAKDFDDAICWDDANSVLYVAIADVSEYVKPFGPIDDEAIYRSFSIYLPHRSIPMLPRELSETLCSLQPHKDRLSYVFEMHLDRESLEVVHSEVYEAIIHSKRRFNYEEIDLFFEGKLKPKNSDEEEVLDAISKLKPITDALREKRLKIGFDFRSSEIEMQIDEQHNIVSTHEAEETPSHSLIEDCMLLANKEAASRYDRGIFRIHEPPSQAKLQVLYQELASIGIQIEIKDTVKETIEFIQEQARDLNLESEVDTLIIRAQMQARYAPLNYGHFGLGFDRYTHFTSPIRRYSDLIVHRLLKAINAGDTAEGSYVLRNIESLSMAISEKEREASTIEIEFMARKYARWANENIGKEFKAKITATDPELRGDLKDEIIGAKLQLTAHDNFVLFEDVIVRIDKVDIARARIFATIVRRVDV from the coding sequence TTGAGTGAGCAAGATACCACTGAACACGAACTCCAACTTATCGGAGAGTGGCTCTCCAAAAACTACCTCACATACAAAGACAATGTTTATAAGTTTCATTCTAAATATCGTGCAGGTACTTTAGGACTTGTACAAAACAATACAGCATATCTACATGTTATCGGTGAGAATGTAAAAGACTTGTATATAGATGATATTGGTGTAGCTACAGAGGGTGATCTTATTATTGCGAAGAGATTACTTGGGAAACGGGGAACTCCTGCTGCAACTATTGCTGAAATTGTAGGGCGTGAACAAACTTACTCTATCGGGTATATTATAGAAAAGTACGGGCATAGATCATTCGTAGATCTTAAAACTGAACATCCCGTCGGAGCAGAACTTAGTGAAGAGGAATTAAATAGCCATAATCTGGGGGACCTCTTTAAAATAGATAACTTCGAAAACACAGTAGTTGAATTTCTTGGGAACCTTGATGATCCTCTAGTAGATGAAAAAATAGTACTTGCACAGTTCAATAAACATGATGAATTTGATGAAGAGGTTTTAAAACTTGCAAAATCATTTCCTGAGGTAGATGCTTCAAAATATCCAAAAAGAAAAGATCTCAGATCACTACCGTTTTCTACGATCGACCCTGTTACTGCAAAAGATTTTGATGATGCCATCTGCTGGGATGATGCAAACTCTGTACTTTATGTAGCAATCGCAGATGTAAGTGAATATGTAAAACCATTCGGTCCAATAGATGATGAAGCGATATACAGAAGTTTTTCTATCTATCTGCCTCATCGTTCAATTCCGATGTTACCGCGTGAACTAAGTGAGACTTTATGTTCACTTCAGCCTCATAAGGACAGACTCTCTTATGTTTTTGAGATGCACCTCGACAGAGAATCTTTAGAGGTTGTACACTCTGAAGTTTATGAAGCTATTATCCATTCAAAAAGAAGATTTAACTATGAAGAGATAGATCTATTTTTTGAAGGGAAACTCAAACCGAAAAACAGTGATGAGGAAGAGGTTTTAGATGCAATCTCTAAACTCAAACCTATTACCGATGCGCTACGTGAGAAAAGATTAAAAATAGGATTTGATTTCAGATCTAGCGAGATAGAGATGCAGATCGATGAACAGCATAATATCGTCTCAACACATGAAGCTGAGGAGACTCCTTCACACTCTTTGATCGAAGATTGTATGCTTTTAGCAAATAAAGAAGCAGCCAGCCGTTATGATCGCGGAATCTTTAGAATTCACGAACCGCCTAGTCAAGCAAAACTGCAAGTGCTTTACCAAGAGTTAGCATCTATCGGTATTCAAATAGAGATAAAAGACACAGTTAAAGAGACTATAGAGTTTATTCAGGAGCAGGCTCGAGATCTGAACCTGGAGAGTGAAGTCGATACCCTCATTATTCGTGCACAGATGCAGGCTCGATATGCACCGCTTAATTACGGTCACTTTGGACTTGGCTTTGATCGATATACACACTTTACATCTCCAATTAGAAGATACAGTGACCTGATTGTACACCGCCTTTTAAAAGCTATTAATGCAGGTGATACAGCTGAAGGTTCTTATGTTCTTAGAAACATAGAATCTCTCTCAATGGCGATCAGTGAAAAAGAGCGTGAAGCAAGTACCATAGAGATAGAGTTTATGGCTCGTAAATACGCACGATGGGCAAACGAAAATATAGGGAAAGAGTTTAAAGCAAAAATCACGGCAACCGATCCAGAACTTCGTGGCGATCTCAAAGATGAGATCATCGGTGCGAAACTTCAACTCACTGCACATGATAATTTTGTTCTCTTTGAAGATGTAATTGTAAGAATAGATAAAGTTGATATTGCACGTGCAAGAATCTTTGCAACAATTGTAAGAAGAGTTGATGTATAA
- a CDS encoding HDOD domain-containing protein: MTEAILKKIKQLPPLPESAMEIEAVYQNPDSTFNDMVKILEKDPLLTADILKAANSPLYGFSREINAISQAVGLFGMGTVRGFALASIVKKSFPLDLSPYGISNEMFSTLSKKQHALVTAWCLRKENKLMGVLSPAAFLVEIGKVLIAQQIIAESKQEQFRDTLEKIKDVEEAEKEVVGADTPEVSSLIFSQWKFEESLVNVIAHCEDPEKAEDEDTKRAAKILHVVRVSVPMNGTVTEESIAAAKELIAKYELDLESYETAIENL, encoded by the coding sequence ATGACTGAAGCAATTTTAAAAAAGATTAAACAACTGCCGCCACTTCCGGAATCTGCTATGGAGATCGAAGCAGTATATCAAAATCCGGATAGTACGTTTAACGATATGGTAAAGATCCTAGAAAAAGATCCTCTTTTAACTGCAGATATTTTAAAAGCTGCAAACTCTCCACTATACGGCTTTTCACGTGAGATTAACGCTATCTCTCAAGCAGTAGGACTTTTTGGAATGGGTACTGTTCGCGGTTTTGCTTTAGCTTCAATTGTAAAGAAAAGTTTTCCTCTTGACTTATCTCCTTACGGAATCTCAAATGAAATGTTTTCTACTCTTTCAAAAAAACAACATGCACTTGTAACAGCATGGTGTTTAAGAAAAGAGAACAAACTGATGGGTGTTTTATCTCCTGCAGCTTTTTTAGTTGAGATTGGAAAAGTTCTTATAGCTCAACAAATTATTGCCGAATCAAAACAAGAACAATTCCGTGATACTTTAGAGAAAATAAAAGATGTTGAAGAAGCTGAAAAAGAAGTAGTGGGTGCAGATACTCCTGAAGTAAGTTCTTTAATCTTCAGTCAGTGGAAATTTGAAGAAAGTCTTGTTAATGTTATAGCACATTGTGAAGACCCTGAAAAAGCTGAAGATGAAGATACAAAACGTGCAGCAAAAATTCTTCATGTTGTTCGTGTATCGGTACCTATGAATGGTACGGTTACAGAAGAAAGTATTGCAGCAGCAAAAGAGTTAATCGCAAAATATGAACTTGATTTAGAAAGCTATGAAACAGCTATAGAAAATCTATAG
- a CDS encoding GreA/GreB family elongation factor, which produces MTEPMSLEGYDLLVEEFKFLLEVEKPKTAEEKRVAAALGDRSENADYQAAKEKLRFIDKRLFYLDKMIKSANVIDPSLHPHVKVSFGSTVTIVNYDTDEEEKYTLCGVLESEIENGLISIHSPLARAMLGKEVGDDFKVKLPNGIKEYEIEAIEYINIFTLKKNIRTKKDFSFH; this is translated from the coding sequence ATGACAGAACCTATGAGTTTAGAAGGGTACGACCTTCTGGTAGAAGAGTTTAAATTTTTACTAGAGGTTGAAAAACCCAAAACTGCAGAAGAGAAAAGGGTGGCTGCTGCCCTTGGTGACAGAAGCGAAAACGCAGATTACCAAGCCGCTAAAGAGAAACTTCGTTTTATTGATAAGAGACTTTTTTATCTAGATAAAATGATAAAATCCGCGAATGTGATAGACCCTTCGCTTCATCCCCATGTAAAAGTTTCATTTGGAAGTACCGTTACCATTGTAAATTATGATACTGACGAAGAGGAAAAATATACATTGTGTGGTGTGCTTGAAAGTGAAATTGAAAACGGTTTGATCTCTATTCATTCTCCGCTTGCTCGTGCAATGCTCGGTAAAGAAGTAGGTGATGATTTTAAAGTAAAACTTCCAAACGGTATTAAAGAGTATGAGATTGAAGCGATAGAGTATATAAATATCTTTACACTCAAAAAGAATATTAGGACTAAAAAAGACTTTTCCTTCCATTAA
- the purL gene encoding phosphoribosylformylglycinamidine synthase subunit PurL produces the protein MSQQLPDIDQQLANHKLSQDDYTHIKEILGREPNLVELGVFSAMWSEHCSYKSSKVHLKGFPTKAPWVIQGPGENAGVIDIGDGYAAVFKMESHNHPSFIEPYQGAATGVGGIMRDVFTMGARPVANLNALRFGNVLNDDDISKHQRYLVRGVTEGIGGYGNCMGVPTIGGETSFDECYNGNILVNAFTLGLAKSDEIFYGRAEGIGNPVLYVGAKTGRDGLGGAVMSSDSFTEESKSLRPTVQVGDPFTEKLLLEACLELFKTDHVVGIQDMGAAGLTSSSFEMAGRSGSGMIMHLDKVPAREEGMTPYDFMLSESQERMLLCAKKGSEEEIIKIFEKWDLDAAVIGEVTATGNMELFWHGDKVAEVPVDPVSEEAPELNRPMKRPAYLDEIKDTTINDFAKVSNQEAFETLTKSMEVVDKSWIYTQYDSMVQTNTVKKGGELDASVIRVKENGRALAMSADCNVRYCFIDPKGGGAAAVIESGRNVAMSGARPLAITDCLNYGNPENPEVMWQFGEGCLGIKEACAELTTPVIGGNVSLYNETNGVSVFPTPSIATVGVNDDQNNVLLSNFQNEGDILYLVGESKSEFGGSLYMKEICGTVAGTLPEIDYKKELALWDLVIEANKKHLLECAKDASSGGVAIALAKMAATSGLGCDVNMSVEDERDIFAESFSRAIVSVKPENAAAFEAELNGLACEKIGTVGGDTIRINDVSMSMELLKDNYFNTFKRVIERDL, from the coding sequence GTGAGCCAACAATTACCTGATATAGATCAACAACTTGCAAATCACAAGTTAAGCCAAGATGACTACACACATATAAAAGAGATTTTAGGTCGTGAACCGAATCTTGTAGAGCTTGGTGTTTTCTCAGCAATGTGGTCTGAGCACTGTTCGTACAAATCTTCAAAAGTACACTTAAAAGGTTTCCCTACTAAAGCACCATGGGTTATCCAAGGTCCAGGTGAAAATGCCGGAGTTATTGACATCGGTGACGGTTATGCTGCCGTATTTAAAATGGAATCACACAACCACCCAAGTTTTATTGAACCGTATCAAGGTGCTGCAACTGGTGTTGGTGGTATTATGCGTGACGTATTTACAATGGGTGCTCGTCCTGTTGCAAATTTAAATGCACTAAGATTTGGTAATGTGTTAAACGATGATGATATCTCTAAGCACCAAAGATATTTAGTACGCGGTGTAACTGAAGGTATCGGTGGATACGGTAACTGTATGGGTGTACCGACTATCGGTGGTGAGACAAGTTTTGATGAATGTTATAATGGAAACATTTTAGTAAATGCATTTACATTAGGTCTTGCAAAATCTGATGAGATCTTCTACGGTCGTGCAGAGGGTATTGGTAACCCTGTACTTTACGTTGGTGCAAAAACTGGTCGTGACGGTCTTGGTGGAGCTGTTATGAGTTCAGATTCTTTTACTGAAGAGTCAAAATCTCTTCGCCCGACTGTTCAGGTAGGTGACCCGTTTACTGAAAAACTTTTACTTGAAGCGTGTTTAGAGCTTTTCAAAACTGATCACGTTGTTGGTATCCAAGATATGGGTGCAGCTGGACTTACATCTTCATCTTTTGAGATGGCTGGACGTTCAGGTTCGGGGATGATTATGCATCTGGACAAAGTTCCTGCTCGTGAAGAGGGGATGACTCCGTACGACTTTATGCTTTCAGAATCTCAAGAGCGTATGCTTCTTTGTGCTAAAAAAGGTTCAGAAGAGGAGATCATCAAGATTTTTGAAAAATGGGATCTTGATGCTGCAGTTATCGGTGAAGTAACTGCAACTGGAAACATGGAACTTTTCTGGCACGGTGATAAAGTTGCTGAGGTTCCAGTTGATCCGGTTTCTGAAGAGGCACCTGAGCTGAACCGTCCGATGAAAAGACCTGCTTACTTAGATGAGATCAAAGATACTACTATTAATGACTTTGCAAAAGTGTCAAACCAAGAAGCGTTTGAAACACTTACAAAATCTATGGAAGTTGTAGATAAATCTTGGATCTATACTCAGTACGATTCAATGGTACAAACAAATACGGTAAAAAAAGGTGGAGAGCTTGACGCTTCTGTAATCCGTGTAAAAGAGAATGGTCGCGCACTTGCAATGAGTGCTGACTGTAACGTTCGTTACTGTTTTATCGATCCTAAAGGGGGCGGGGCTGCTGCAGTAATCGAGTCTGGTAGAAACGTTGCAATGTCTGGTGCTCGTCCACTTGCGATCACTGACTGTCTAAACTACGGTAACCCTGAAAATCCGGAAGTTATGTGGCAATTCGGTGAAGGTTGTCTAGGTATTAAAGAAGCGTGTGCTGAACTTACTACTCCGGTTATCGGTGGAAACGTTTCACTATATAATGAAACAAACGGAGTTTCAGTATTCCCTACACCTTCGATCGCAACTGTTGGTGTAAATGATGACCAAAACAATGTACTTCTTTCAAACTTCCAAAACGAAGGTGATATCCTTTACCTGGTTGGTGAGTCAAAAAGTGAGTTCGGTGGTTCATTATATATGAAAGAGATTTGTGGAACTGTTGCTGGAACTCTTCCTGAGATCGACTACAAAAAAGAGCTTGCGCTTTGGGACTTAGTGATCGAAGCAAATAAAAAACATCTACTAGAGTGTGCTAAAGATGCTTCAAGCGGTGGTGTAGCTATCGCTTTAGCTAAAATGGCGGCAACTTCAGGTCTTGGATGTGACGTAAATATGAGTGTAGAAGATGAGCGTGATATCTTTGCTGAGTCTTTTTCTCGTGCGATCGTATCTGTAAAACCAGAAAATGCAGCTGCTTTTGAAGCTGAACTAAACGGTCTTGCTTGTGAAAAAATCGGTACAGTTGGTGGCGATACAATCAGAATCAATGATGTTTCAATGAGCATGGAACTACTTAAAGATAACTACTTCAATACATTTAAAAGAGTAATTGAGAGAGATTTATAG
- a CDS encoding ammonium transporter, translating to MKKWLVAMLFALPTLALAEDAPTLDTGDTAWMMVSAALVLLMTPAGLALFYAGMTRSKNVLNTYAMVLGAFAVAFIAWIAAGYSMAFGDGGSLQTFIGGFGNAFLSGINWNDLSGTYPTYVFVVFQGTFAAITVAIASGSVIERIKFSTWIVFVAIWTIVVYAPITHMVWGGDGALLFDAGALDFAGGTVVHMNGGLAGLVLAYLVGKRNGYPKIAMKPMSVMLTALGAALLWFGWYGFNGGSAFGANEIAGLAYLTTTLATAFAAMVWVGLEWMVFKKPTLLGAASGVVAGLVAITPAAGFVDVTGAFIVGGVGSVVGFFGVAVLKKKLGYDDSLDAFGIHFLAGLWGALATGLLALNDQDLLWDGPLKAAGDRMGQFMVQVESVVVVGIFTLVGTVIVYYIASAITGGGRVDDETEQLGLDEAVHGEKVLNL from the coding sequence ATGAAGAAATGGCTAGTAGCGATGTTGTTCGCATTACCGACTTTGGCGTTAGCGGAAGATGCGCCTACACTAGATACAGGTGATACAGCGTGGATGATGGTATCAGCTGCATTAGTATTACTAATGACGCCGGCAGGGTTGGCGCTTTTTTATGCAGGTATGACAAGAAGTAAGAATGTGCTTAATACTTATGCAATGGTATTAGGAGCATTTGCAGTTGCTTTTATCGCATGGATAGCAGCAGGTTATTCAATGGCATTCGGTGACGGTGGAAGCCTTCAAACATTTATCGGTGGATTTGGTAACGCATTCTTAAGCGGTATTAACTGGAATGACTTAAGTGGTACATATCCAACTTATGTATTTGTTGTATTCCAAGGTACTTTTGCAGCTATTACTGTAGCTATTGCTTCTGGTTCAGTTATTGAGAGAATCAAGTTTTCAACATGGATCGTATTTGTTGCAATCTGGACAATTGTAGTATATGCTCCAATTACACACATGGTATGGGGTGGAGACGGTGCCTTATTATTTGATGCAGGTGCATTAGATTTCGCAGGTGGTACAGTTGTACACATGAATGGTGGTTTAGCTGGTTTAGTATTAGCTTACCTAGTAGGTAAACGTAACGGTTATCCAAAAATTGCAATGAAACCAATGTCAGTAATGTTAACAGCACTAGGTGCAGCATTATTATGGTTTGGTTGGTATGGATTCAACGGTGGTTCTGCATTCGGTGCTAACGAAATCGCTGGTCTTGCTTACTTAACAACTACATTAGCTACTGCATTTGCTGCAATGGTATGGGTAGGATTAGAGTGGATGGTATTCAAAAAACCAACACTATTAGGTGCTGCTTCAGGTGTTGTAGCAGGTTTAGTTGCAATTACTCCAGCTGCTGGATTCGTTGATGTAACTGGTGCATTCATCGTAGGTGGTGTAGGTTCAGTTGTAGGTTTCTTCGGTGTAGCTGTACTTAAAAAGAAACTTGGTTATGATGATTCTTTAGATGCATTTGGTATCCACTTCTTAGCAGGTCTATGGGGTGCATTAGCAACAGGTTTATTAGCTCTAAACGACCAAGACTTACTATGGGATGGTCCACTAAAAGCTGCAGGTGACAGAATGGGTCAATTTATGGTTCAAGTTGAATCTGTAGTAGTAGTTGGTATCTTCACTTTAGTTGGTACTGTTATCGTTTACTATATCGCTTCTGCAATCACTGGTGGTGGTAGAGTTGATGATGAAACTGAACAACTTGGTCTTGATGAAGCTGTTCATGGCGAAAAAGTTCTTAACTTATAA
- a CDS encoding P-II family nitrogen regulator: MKKIEAIIKPFKLEDLKVALVEVGISGLTVEEVQGYGEAKKHSELYRGSEYQIDFVPHMRLEIIVADNEVTKVTDVIKEVNHTGKAGDGKIFVSSMVNVIRIRTGETGENAVG; the protein is encoded by the coding sequence ATGAAAAAAATAGAAGCAATCATAAAACCTTTTAAACTTGAAGACCTAAAAGTTGCATTAGTTGAAGTTGGTATAAGTGGTTTAACAGTAGAAGAAGTACAAGGGTATGGAGAAGCGAAAAAACATTCTGAACTTTATAGAGGTTCAGAGTATCAAATAGATTTTGTGCCCCATATGAGATTAGAGATTATTGTTGCAGATAACGAGGTTACAAAAGTAACTGATGTAATAAAAGAGGTTAATCATACCGGCAAAGCGGGTGATGGGAAAATCTTTGTATCTTCGATGGTTAATGTTATTAGAATTCGTACCGGTGAAACTGGAGAAAATGCTGTAGGATAA
- a CDS encoding 6-phosphofructokinase gives MDNNIAILCSGGDVSGMNPAVKHFVEYSIQKGLTPYFIYDGYEGLIDNNIEQATYADVAGIITKGGTKIGSARSKRFLEKKYRKIAKKNLDKHNINMLVVLGGDGSFRGLDIFYKEHGIKFCGIPSTIDNDINGTEYCLGVDTALNVIRSALDSIRDTASSFKRAFVIETMGRDCGYLALVSHLTSGSELCLIPEVPYNLELYVNEFKKQLHHGRRYFLAIVSEGIEQDTNEIAEWFEKEVGIEARVTVLGHIQRGGNPTSYDRLMGYKFVNYAIDALIMGEQESVICYDKNGFNLKSIDEVAGIKKDLDPELLQYLID, from the coding sequence ATGGATAATAATATAGCTATTTTATGTTCCGGCGGTGATGTTTCAGGAATGAATCCTGCGGTAAAACACTTTGTAGAGTACTCTATACAAAAAGGATTAACGCCCTACTTTATTTACGACGGTTATGAAGGTTTAATCGACAATAATATTGAGCAGGCAACTTATGCGGACGTTGCAGGTATCATCACTAAAGGGGGTACAAAAATTGGGAGTGCCAGAAGTAAACGTTTTCTTGAGAAAAAATATAGAAAAATAGCGAAAAAGAATCTCGATAAACACAATATAAATATGCTCGTAGTACTAGGTGGTGACGGTTCATTTCGAGGATTGGATATCTTTTATAAAGAGCACGGTATAAAATTTTGCGGTATACCATCTACAATTGATAACGACATCAACGGAACAGAATACTGTTTAGGGGTAGATACTGCTTTAAATGTGATACGAAGTGCACTTGATTCTATTCGTGATACTGCATCATCTTTCAAGCGTGCTTTTGTTATAGAGACAATGGGAAGAGATTGCGGTTATTTAGCGCTAGTATCCCATTTAACTTCCGGAAGTGAACTATGTTTAATTCCCGAAGTTCCTTACAATTTAGAACTTTATGTAAACGAATTCAAAAAACAGCTTCATCATGGAAGACGCTACTTTTTGGCTATAGTTTCTGAAGGGATTGAACAAGATACGAATGAAATTGCCGAGTGGTTTGAAAAAGAGGTTGGTATTGAAGCACGTGTTACTGTTCTTGGACATATACAAAGAGGTGGTAATCCAACATCTTATGATCGACTTATGGGGTACAAGTTTGTGAATTATGCAATCGATGCACTTATAATGGGGGAGCAAGAATCTGTTATCTGTTATGATAAAAACGGATTTAACCTCAAAAGTATTGATGAAGTCGCCGGTATCAAAAAAGATTTGGATCCTGAACTTTTACAATATTTGATCGATTAA
- the nifN gene encoding nitrogenase iron-molybdenum cofactor biosynthesis protein NifN has product MEHYMNISGVEDDIMSKPLQTNPIKLSQPMGALLCFLGIKNCMPLMHGAQGCASFSKVFFTRHFSDPIAIQTTAVNDITAVIDGGEYSISEAIKNITKKVTPDLVGLFTTGMTETKGDDIKGATVLLKDEQLICYVNTPDFEGGLESGFAKSIEALVEQLVKEKESVDSNKAVLIPNVNLTPIEVEKIKEEIAKFGFEVYALPDLSDSLDGHLGLKQGALSSGGISVEEIKSLGDASVVISIGASVEKAGNLLQKKNEKMNHLHFDTVSGLLATDSFYKALMEFKTISKPHPSVVRWRKRLQDALLDTHFAIGGTKMIIALEADQALSVATTVLEAGADIKTIVVPTKTTLLEHLDCEVIVGDFEDVEEKLEDADLLITNFHGERIAHQQGKALLLRGYPNYETVGNQLINDTLYEGSCYLLFSLANLINTSEEH; this is encoded by the coding sequence ATGGAACATTATATGAATATTTCAGGTGTAGAGGATGATATTATGAGTAAACCATTACAAACAAACCCGATAAAATTATCACAACCTATGGGAGCATTATTATGTTTTTTAGGTATCAAAAATTGTATGCCTCTTATGCATGGTGCACAAGGATGTGCTTCATTTTCCAAAGTTTTTTTTACAAGACATTTTAGTGACCCTATTGCGATCCAAACCACAGCAGTGAATGATATTACAGCCGTAATTGACGGAGGGGAGTATTCAATCTCTGAAGCGATTAAAAATATTACGAAAAAAGTGACACCCGATTTAGTGGGACTCTTTACAACCGGGATGACTGAGACCAAAGGTGATGACATTAAAGGTGCAACCGTATTACTTAAAGATGAGCAGTTGATCTGTTATGTAAATACTCCCGATTTTGAAGGTGGACTTGAGAGCGGTTTTGCAAAGTCGATAGAGGCACTTGTAGAGCAGCTGGTAAAAGAGAAAGAGAGTGTAGATAGTAATAAAGCGGTTTTAATTCCCAACGTAAATCTGACACCCATTGAGGTTGAAAAGATTAAAGAAGAGATAGCAAAATTTGGTTTTGAAGTGTATGCCTTACCCGATTTGAGCGATTCTTTAGATGGACATCTGGGCTTAAAACAAGGGGCTCTGAGCAGCGGTGGAATCAGTGTTGAGGAGATAAAGTCTTTAGGTGATGCTAGTGTAGTTATCTCTATCGGTGCTTCTGTTGAAAAAGCGGGAAATTTACTCCAAAAGAAAAATGAAAAGATGAATCATTTACATTTTGATACTGTAAGCGGTTTGTTGGCAACTGATTCTTTTTATAAAGCACTGATGGAGTTTAAAACGATCTCTAAACCGCATCCGAGTGTAGTTAGATGGAGAAAAAGACTTCAAGATGCACTTTTAGATACCCATTTTGCAATCGGCGGGACAAAAATGATCATAGCTCTTGAAGCTGATCAAGCTTTAAGTGTCGCTACGACTGTTTTAGAAGCGGGAGCAGATATTAAAACTATAGTTGTACCGACAAAAACAACACTTTTAGAGCATTTAGATTGTGAAGTGATTGTGGGAGATTTTGAAGATGTAGAAGAGAAGCTTGAAGATGCAGATCTTTTAATTACGAATTTCCACGGTGAACGTATTGCCCATCAGCAGGGTAAAGCACTGCTGTTACGGGGTTATCCAAACTATGAGACAGTCGGAAACCAGCTGATAAACGATACTTTATATGAGGGGAGTTGTTATCTCCTTTTTAGTTTAGCAAACCTTATAAACACCTCTGAAGAGCACTAG
- the nifX gene encoding nitrogen fixation protein NifX, whose amino-acid sequence MASTITVTSNVGGVGTIRVAFATNDNENIDAHFGSAKQFNVYDISSEGFDISTIIKIDSKDTDKTVALLDKCDIVYFVNIGPTAAAKIINSGVFPIKYKEIVSIDEELKKIVSMLGTNPPPFIKKIIEKKAA is encoded by the coding sequence ATGGCTTCAACAATTACGGTGACATCAAATGTCGGTGGAGTAGGAACAATTAGAGTTGCTTTTGCAACAAATGACAACGAGAACATTGATGCACACTTTGGAAGTGCTAAACAGTTTAATGTTTATGATATCTCAAGCGAGGGTTTTGATATATCTACGATTATCAAAATAGATAGCAAAGATACGGACAAAACAGTAGCATTACTAGATAAATGTGACATCGTTTATTTTGTAAATATAGGTCCTACGGCTGCTGCAAAAATTATTAATTCCGGCGTTTTCCCAATTAAATACAAAGAGATTGTTTCAATTGATGAGGAGCTTAAGAAAATTGTATCTATGTTAGGTACAAATCCCCCTCCATTTATTAAAAAAATAATAGAAAAAAAGGCTGCATAA